A genome region from Hevea brasiliensis isolate MT/VB/25A 57/8 chromosome 9, ASM3005281v1, whole genome shotgun sequence includes the following:
- the LOC110662387 gene encoding uncharacterized protein LOC110662387 isoform X1 → MSLENEEQHGLNQHAEARRESEKKLISYTRDFLLSLRELDVCKNLPSGFHKSILSEFEDTPQDRFRISGSLSLQNYRRNEHGSSPPTRGDMSNYSRGIHGRWDSHSSGRSDHDSDSQSDWDSDSGKRYGNQSQRSWQVPEHDGLLGSGSFPRPSGYAAGSSAPKFRANDHYQLNRSNEPYHPPRPYKAVPHSRRDTHDSYNDETFGSSECTSEDRAEEERKRRASFELMRKEQHKAFQEKQKLNPEKGKDDFDISELMKDPKDDKRLVIRKNESDEAVTQPSSITDSDKSSFPSPAPVSRPLVPPGFSSTIVEKNIGIKSLIHPQPSEIGNEHESSHLHTKGNHSLSGTSNNLEEKQFLEQMDSREQQHSGPIIHVAVNQSEKILNLSSALVVSSEAVSMDSQYYKTSKLLAAFETSENSEVIELDAKDVTGSKVVGESSPNHSTSILDKLFGSALTLNGVGSSGFIEHQDVKAGDTRSPCTAQSSKFAQWFLEEEKKPIDNISSGRPNDLLSLIVGGEKSGSQTFDVKAIENIPPSLPLQSPGLADEHMTSNSMPVEKIDKLDTVPAVLTCEDLEQSILSEITENGSMLQPPLLGWSGSGPKTEHQKADIDDHASQHLLSLLQKGAGLSTDFEIICSDAQQNMESENLGAVLSNSREIHTENIHNAGKPLTLEMLFGTAFMKELQPVGTPISGPRGSIGSMRVNLSESPFPVMDDDLLASTDDTTSSISTHGTGILASKQRQQIKSESNEEKFSGFDCQKEVDSSQHRTELGSKVGGFDGSVEIRLPEEDSLITVSDPLNLQNFMPARNSSKAELLSTSETAVDIAEKLAALNSVYRDERPFIGGQDGGAFFHGPYDTREHDVQYPKIHAQPSSPQLHHPQLNHAGPMFPSLDSHATNINAQMKFMALENIHQDPPNHQFSANLLRPPFHHPSTALNGLGPNPHNPMLQQMHMPGNFPPRHLLRGFARGAPLHPHPNNHASGIIQEPNPMQGFPFGQRQTNFGGIGIPTQAPDVGGGTYHPEALQRLIEMELRSKSKPVHPFAMAGHSQGIYGHELDMGFGHSKF, encoded by the exons atgagtttagaaaatgaaGAGCAACATGGACTGAATCAGCACGCTGAAGCAAGACGCGAATCAGAAAA GAAGTTAATTTCTTATACAAGAGATTTTCTACTATCGTTGCGTGAATTGGATGTTTGCAAAAATTTACCTAGTGGATTCCACAAATCGATTCTTAG TGAGTTTGAGGATACTCCACAGGATAGATTCAGAATTTCTGGCAGCTTATCATTGCAAAATTACAGACGCAATGAACATGGTTCATCGCCTCCCACTAGAGGGGATATGAGCAATTATTCCAGGGGAATTCATGGAAGGTGGGATAGTCATTCCTCTGGAAGGAGTGATCATGACAGTGACTCACAATCTGATTGGGATTCAG ATTCTGGAAAGCGTTATGGCAATCAATCTCAGCGATCCTGGCAAGTTCCTGAACATGATGGACTCCTTGGAAGTGGTTCTTTCCCAAGACCATCTGGATATGCTGCAGGGTCATCGGCTCCAAAGTTTCGAGCTAATGATCACTACCAGCTCAATAGGAGTAATGAGCCATATCACCCACCTCGTCCTTATAAG GCAGTACCTCACTCACGTAGGGACACTCATGACTCTTACAATGATGAAACTTTTGGTTCTTCTGAGTGCACAAGCGAGGATAGagcagaagaggaaagaaagagaagag CTTCCTTTGAACTGATGAGGAAGGAACAACATAAAGCTTTTCAAGAAAAGCAGAAGTTGAATCCAGAGAAGGGTAAGGATGACTTCGATATTAGTGAGTTGATGAAGGATCCAAAAGATGATAAGAGACTTGTGATTAGAAAAAATGAATCAGATGAAGCGGTGACACAGCCTTCTTCAATTACTGATTCTGATAAGTCTTCCTTTCCCTCACCAGCTCCTGTATCTAGACCTCTTGTGCCTCCAGGGTTTTCAAGCACTATAGTGGAGAAGAATATTGGAATAAAATCTTTGATTCACCCTCAACCATCAGAG ATTGGCAATGAACACGAGAGTAGCCATTTGCATACCAAAGGAAACCATTCACTTAGTGggacatctaataatctagaggAGAAACAATTTCTAGAACAGATGGATTCAAGAGAGCAGCAGCATAGCGGTCCAATTATTCATGTTGCAGTCAACCAAAGTGAAAAGATTCTGAATTTGTCATCAGCGTTGGTTGTTTCAAGTGAAGCAGTCAGCATGGATAGTCAATATTACAAGACTTCTAAACTTTTGGCAGCTTTTGAGACTTCAGAGAACAGTGAAGTAATAGAGCTTGATGCTAAGGATGTCACGGGGAGTAAAGTTGTGGGTGAATCCAGTCCAAACCATTCAACCTCGATCCTTGACAAGCTCTTTGGCAGTGCACTGACACTAAATGGTGTTGGTTCGTCTGGTTTCATTGAg CATCAGGATGTTAAAGCAGGTGACACACGGAGCCCTTGCACGGCCCAGTCTTCCAAGTTTGCTCAATGGTTTCTTGAAGAAG AGAAGAAACCAATTGATAATATCTCATCTGGCAGGCCCAATGATTTGCTATCATTAATTGTTGGTGGTGAAAAAAGTGGATCCCAGACTTTTGATGTTAAGGCTATTGAGAATATTCCACCAAGTCTTCCTCTCCAAAGTCCTGGACTTGCAGATGAGCACATGACATCCAATTCAATGCCTGTTGAAAAGATTGATAAGCTAGACACAGTTCCAGCTGTACTTACGTGTGAAGACCTTGAACAGTCAATTCTGTCAGAAATTACTGAAAATGGCTCAATGCTGCAGCCTCCTTTGCTGGGCTGGAGTGGTTCTGGACCAAAGACTGAACATCAGAAAGCCGATATTGATGATCATGCATCACAGCACCTTCTTTCGTTGTTGCAGAAGGGTGCTGGTCTGTCAACTGATTTTGAAATCATATGTTCAGACGCGCAACAAAATATGGAATCTGAGAATCTTGGCGCTGTGCTCTCTAATTCCAGAGAGATACACACCGAGAACATTCACAATGCAGGCAAGCCTTTGACTCTTGAAATGCTTTTTGGAACCGCTTTCATGAAGGAATTGCAGCCAGTAGGAACACCAATTTCTGGCCCGAGGGGCTCAATTGGATCAATGAGAGTTAATCTTTCAGAGTCTCCTTTTCCTGTGATGGATGATGATCTCCTTGCTTCTACAGATGATACAACATCTAGCATATCGACTCATGGCACTGGCATTCTAGCATCAAAGCAGAGACAACAAATTAAATCAGAAAGTAATGAAGAGAAATTTTCAGGGTTTGATTGTCAAAAGGAAGTGGATTCATCACAACACCGGACTGAATTGGGATCCAAGGTTGGTGGCTTTGATGGGTCTGTTGAAATTCGACTTCCTGAAGAAGATAGCTTGATTACAGTTAGTGATCCTCTCAATCTCCAGAACTTCATGCCTGCCAGGAACTCATCTAAAGCTGAGTTATTATCCACGTCAGAGACTGCGGTTGACATTGCTGAAAAACTAGCAGCTTTAAATTCTGTATACCGGGATGAAAGGCCTTTTATAGGAGGCCAAGATGGTGGAGCCTTTTTTCATGGTCCTTATGATACGAGGGAACATGATGTTCAGTATCCTAAGATTCATGCCCAGCCATCTTCTCCACAGCTTCATCACCCTCAGTTGAATCATGCAGGGCCAATGTTCCCTTCATTAGATTCTCATGCTACCAATATTAATGCTCAGATGAAATTCATGGCCCTAGAGAACATTCATCAAGATCCTCCTAATCATCAATTTTCTGCAAATTTACTACGTCCTCCATTCCACCACCCCAGTACTGCACTGAATGGATTAGGTCCTAACCCACATAATCCTATGTTGCAGCAAATGCATATGCCTGGCAATTTTCCTCCACGCCACCTTCTACGTGGATTTGCCAGGGGTGCACCTTTGCATCCACATCCCAACAATCACGCCTCCGGTATTATACAGGAGCCAAACCCAATGCAAGGTTTCCCTTTTGGTCAAAGGCAAACCAACTTTGGTGGCATTGGAATACCAACACAAG CTCCTGACGTTGGTGGTGGAACATATCATCCGGAGGCTCTACAAAGGCTCATCGAGATGGAACTCAGGTCAAAATCTAAGCCCGTTCATCCTTTTGCAATGGCTGGCCATAGTCAGGGGATATATGGTCATGAACTAGACATGGGATTTGGACATAGTAAATTTTAG
- the LOC110662387 gene encoding uncharacterized protein LOC110662387 isoform X3 — protein sequence MSLENEEQHGLNQHAEARRESEKKLISYTRDFLLSLRELDVCKNLPSGFHKSILSEFEDTPQDRFRISGSLSLQNYRRNEHGSSPPTRGDMSNYSRGIHGRWDSHSSGRSDHDSDSQSDWDSDSGKRYGNQSQRSWQVPEHDGLLGSGSFPRPSGYAAGSSAPKFRANDHYQLNRSNEPYHPPRPYKAVPHSRRDTHDSYNDETFGSSECTSEDRAEEERKRRASFELMRKEQHKAFQEKQKLNPEKAPVSRPLVPPGFSSTIVEKNIGIKSLIHPQPSEIGNEHESSHLHTKGNHSLSGTSNNLEEKQFLEQMDSREQQHSGPIIHVAVNQSEKILNLSSALVVSSEAVSMDSQYYKTSKLLAAFETSENSEVIELDAKDVTGSKVVGESSPNHSTSILDKLFGSALTLNGVGSSGFIEHQDVKAGDTRSPCTAQSSKFAQWFLEEEKKPIDNISSGRPNDLLSLIVGGEKSGSQTFDVKAIENIPPSLPLQSPGLADEHMTSNSMPVEKIDKLDTVPAVLTCEDLEQSILSEITENGSMLQPPLLGWSGSGPKTEHQKADIDDHASQHLLSLLQKGAGLSTDFEIICSDAQQNMESENLGAVLSNSREIHTENIHNAGKPLTLEMLFGTAFMKELQPVGTPISGPRGSIGSMRVNLSESPFPVMDDDLLASTDDTTSSISTHGTGILASKQRQQIKSESNEEKFSGFDCQKEVDSSQHRTELGSKVGGFDGSVEIRLPEEDSLITVSDPLNLQNFMPARNSSKAELLSTSETAVDIAEKLAALNSVYRDERPFIGGQDGGAFFHGPYDTREHDVQYPKIHAQPSSPQLHHPQLNHAGPMFPSLDSHATNINAQMKFMALENIHQDPPNHQFSANLLRPPFHHPSTALNGLGPNPHNPMLQQMHMPGNFPPRHLLRGFARGAPLHPHPNNHASGIIQEPNPMQGFPFGQRQTNFGGIGIPTQAPDVGGGTYHPEALQRLIEMELRSKSKPVHPFAMAGHSQGIYGHELDMGFGHSKF from the exons atgagtttagaaaatgaaGAGCAACATGGACTGAATCAGCACGCTGAAGCAAGACGCGAATCAGAAAA GAAGTTAATTTCTTATACAAGAGATTTTCTACTATCGTTGCGTGAATTGGATGTTTGCAAAAATTTACCTAGTGGATTCCACAAATCGATTCTTAG TGAGTTTGAGGATACTCCACAGGATAGATTCAGAATTTCTGGCAGCTTATCATTGCAAAATTACAGACGCAATGAACATGGTTCATCGCCTCCCACTAGAGGGGATATGAGCAATTATTCCAGGGGAATTCATGGAAGGTGGGATAGTCATTCCTCTGGAAGGAGTGATCATGACAGTGACTCACAATCTGATTGGGATTCAG ATTCTGGAAAGCGTTATGGCAATCAATCTCAGCGATCCTGGCAAGTTCCTGAACATGATGGACTCCTTGGAAGTGGTTCTTTCCCAAGACCATCTGGATATGCTGCAGGGTCATCGGCTCCAAAGTTTCGAGCTAATGATCACTACCAGCTCAATAGGAGTAATGAGCCATATCACCCACCTCGTCCTTATAAG GCAGTACCTCACTCACGTAGGGACACTCATGACTCTTACAATGATGAAACTTTTGGTTCTTCTGAGTGCACAAGCGAGGATAGagcagaagaggaaagaaagagaagag CTTCCTTTGAACTGATGAGGAAGGAACAACATAAAGCTTTTCAAGAAAAGCAGAAGTTGAATCCAGAGAAGG CTCCTGTATCTAGACCTCTTGTGCCTCCAGGGTTTTCAAGCACTATAGTGGAGAAGAATATTGGAATAAAATCTTTGATTCACCCTCAACCATCAGAG ATTGGCAATGAACACGAGAGTAGCCATTTGCATACCAAAGGAAACCATTCACTTAGTGggacatctaataatctagaggAGAAACAATTTCTAGAACAGATGGATTCAAGAGAGCAGCAGCATAGCGGTCCAATTATTCATGTTGCAGTCAACCAAAGTGAAAAGATTCTGAATTTGTCATCAGCGTTGGTTGTTTCAAGTGAAGCAGTCAGCATGGATAGTCAATATTACAAGACTTCTAAACTTTTGGCAGCTTTTGAGACTTCAGAGAACAGTGAAGTAATAGAGCTTGATGCTAAGGATGTCACGGGGAGTAAAGTTGTGGGTGAATCCAGTCCAAACCATTCAACCTCGATCCTTGACAAGCTCTTTGGCAGTGCACTGACACTAAATGGTGTTGGTTCGTCTGGTTTCATTGAg CATCAGGATGTTAAAGCAGGTGACACACGGAGCCCTTGCACGGCCCAGTCTTCCAAGTTTGCTCAATGGTTTCTTGAAGAAG AGAAGAAACCAATTGATAATATCTCATCTGGCAGGCCCAATGATTTGCTATCATTAATTGTTGGTGGTGAAAAAAGTGGATCCCAGACTTTTGATGTTAAGGCTATTGAGAATATTCCACCAAGTCTTCCTCTCCAAAGTCCTGGACTTGCAGATGAGCACATGACATCCAATTCAATGCCTGTTGAAAAGATTGATAAGCTAGACACAGTTCCAGCTGTACTTACGTGTGAAGACCTTGAACAGTCAATTCTGTCAGAAATTACTGAAAATGGCTCAATGCTGCAGCCTCCTTTGCTGGGCTGGAGTGGTTCTGGACCAAAGACTGAACATCAGAAAGCCGATATTGATGATCATGCATCACAGCACCTTCTTTCGTTGTTGCAGAAGGGTGCTGGTCTGTCAACTGATTTTGAAATCATATGTTCAGACGCGCAACAAAATATGGAATCTGAGAATCTTGGCGCTGTGCTCTCTAATTCCAGAGAGATACACACCGAGAACATTCACAATGCAGGCAAGCCTTTGACTCTTGAAATGCTTTTTGGAACCGCTTTCATGAAGGAATTGCAGCCAGTAGGAACACCAATTTCTGGCCCGAGGGGCTCAATTGGATCAATGAGAGTTAATCTTTCAGAGTCTCCTTTTCCTGTGATGGATGATGATCTCCTTGCTTCTACAGATGATACAACATCTAGCATATCGACTCATGGCACTGGCATTCTAGCATCAAAGCAGAGACAACAAATTAAATCAGAAAGTAATGAAGAGAAATTTTCAGGGTTTGATTGTCAAAAGGAAGTGGATTCATCACAACACCGGACTGAATTGGGATCCAAGGTTGGTGGCTTTGATGGGTCTGTTGAAATTCGACTTCCTGAAGAAGATAGCTTGATTACAGTTAGTGATCCTCTCAATCTCCAGAACTTCATGCCTGCCAGGAACTCATCTAAAGCTGAGTTATTATCCACGTCAGAGACTGCGGTTGACATTGCTGAAAAACTAGCAGCTTTAAATTCTGTATACCGGGATGAAAGGCCTTTTATAGGAGGCCAAGATGGTGGAGCCTTTTTTCATGGTCCTTATGATACGAGGGAACATGATGTTCAGTATCCTAAGATTCATGCCCAGCCATCTTCTCCACAGCTTCATCACCCTCAGTTGAATCATGCAGGGCCAATGTTCCCTTCATTAGATTCTCATGCTACCAATATTAATGCTCAGATGAAATTCATGGCCCTAGAGAACATTCATCAAGATCCTCCTAATCATCAATTTTCTGCAAATTTACTACGTCCTCCATTCCACCACCCCAGTACTGCACTGAATGGATTAGGTCCTAACCCACATAATCCTATGTTGCAGCAAATGCATATGCCTGGCAATTTTCCTCCACGCCACCTTCTACGTGGATTTGCCAGGGGTGCACCTTTGCATCCACATCCCAACAATCACGCCTCCGGTATTATACAGGAGCCAAACCCAATGCAAGGTTTCCCTTTTGGTCAAAGGCAAACCAACTTTGGTGGCATTGGAATACCAACACAAG CTCCTGACGTTGGTGGTGGAACATATCATCCGGAGGCTCTACAAAGGCTCATCGAGATGGAACTCAGGTCAAAATCTAAGCCCGTTCATCCTTTTGCAATGGCTGGCCATAGTCAGGGGATATATGGTCATGAACTAGACATGGGATTTGGACATAGTAAATTTTAG
- the LOC110662387 gene encoding uncharacterized protein LOC110662387 isoform X2 produces MSLENEEQHGLNQHAEARRESENEFEDTPQDRFRISGSLSLQNYRRNEHGSSPPTRGDMSNYSRGIHGRWDSHSSGRSDHDSDSQSDWDSDSGKRYGNQSQRSWQVPEHDGLLGSGSFPRPSGYAAGSSAPKFRANDHYQLNRSNEPYHPPRPYKAVPHSRRDTHDSYNDETFGSSECTSEDRAEEERKRRASFELMRKEQHKAFQEKQKLNPEKGKDDFDISELMKDPKDDKRLVIRKNESDEAVTQPSSITDSDKSSFPSPAPVSRPLVPPGFSSTIVEKNIGIKSLIHPQPSEIGNEHESSHLHTKGNHSLSGTSNNLEEKQFLEQMDSREQQHSGPIIHVAVNQSEKILNLSSALVVSSEAVSMDSQYYKTSKLLAAFETSENSEVIELDAKDVTGSKVVGESSPNHSTSILDKLFGSALTLNGVGSSGFIEHQDVKAGDTRSPCTAQSSKFAQWFLEEEKKPIDNISSGRPNDLLSLIVGGEKSGSQTFDVKAIENIPPSLPLQSPGLADEHMTSNSMPVEKIDKLDTVPAVLTCEDLEQSILSEITENGSMLQPPLLGWSGSGPKTEHQKADIDDHASQHLLSLLQKGAGLSTDFEIICSDAQQNMESENLGAVLSNSREIHTENIHNAGKPLTLEMLFGTAFMKELQPVGTPISGPRGSIGSMRVNLSESPFPVMDDDLLASTDDTTSSISTHGTGILASKQRQQIKSESNEEKFSGFDCQKEVDSSQHRTELGSKVGGFDGSVEIRLPEEDSLITVSDPLNLQNFMPARNSSKAELLSTSETAVDIAEKLAALNSVYRDERPFIGGQDGGAFFHGPYDTREHDVQYPKIHAQPSSPQLHHPQLNHAGPMFPSLDSHATNINAQMKFMALENIHQDPPNHQFSANLLRPPFHHPSTALNGLGPNPHNPMLQQMHMPGNFPPRHLLRGFARGAPLHPHPNNHASGIIQEPNPMQGFPFGQRQTNFGGIGIPTQAPDVGGGTYHPEALQRLIEMELRSKSKPVHPFAMAGHSQGIYGHELDMGFGHSKF; encoded by the exons atgagtttagaaaatgaaGAGCAACATGGACTGAATCAGCACGCTGAAGCAAGACGCGAATCAGAAAA TGAGTTTGAGGATACTCCACAGGATAGATTCAGAATTTCTGGCAGCTTATCATTGCAAAATTACAGACGCAATGAACATGGTTCATCGCCTCCCACTAGAGGGGATATGAGCAATTATTCCAGGGGAATTCATGGAAGGTGGGATAGTCATTCCTCTGGAAGGAGTGATCATGACAGTGACTCACAATCTGATTGGGATTCAG ATTCTGGAAAGCGTTATGGCAATCAATCTCAGCGATCCTGGCAAGTTCCTGAACATGATGGACTCCTTGGAAGTGGTTCTTTCCCAAGACCATCTGGATATGCTGCAGGGTCATCGGCTCCAAAGTTTCGAGCTAATGATCACTACCAGCTCAATAGGAGTAATGAGCCATATCACCCACCTCGTCCTTATAAG GCAGTACCTCACTCACGTAGGGACACTCATGACTCTTACAATGATGAAACTTTTGGTTCTTCTGAGTGCACAAGCGAGGATAGagcagaagaggaaagaaagagaagag CTTCCTTTGAACTGATGAGGAAGGAACAACATAAAGCTTTTCAAGAAAAGCAGAAGTTGAATCCAGAGAAGGGTAAGGATGACTTCGATATTAGTGAGTTGATGAAGGATCCAAAAGATGATAAGAGACTTGTGATTAGAAAAAATGAATCAGATGAAGCGGTGACACAGCCTTCTTCAATTACTGATTCTGATAAGTCTTCCTTTCCCTCACCAGCTCCTGTATCTAGACCTCTTGTGCCTCCAGGGTTTTCAAGCACTATAGTGGAGAAGAATATTGGAATAAAATCTTTGATTCACCCTCAACCATCAGAG ATTGGCAATGAACACGAGAGTAGCCATTTGCATACCAAAGGAAACCATTCACTTAGTGggacatctaataatctagaggAGAAACAATTTCTAGAACAGATGGATTCAAGAGAGCAGCAGCATAGCGGTCCAATTATTCATGTTGCAGTCAACCAAAGTGAAAAGATTCTGAATTTGTCATCAGCGTTGGTTGTTTCAAGTGAAGCAGTCAGCATGGATAGTCAATATTACAAGACTTCTAAACTTTTGGCAGCTTTTGAGACTTCAGAGAACAGTGAAGTAATAGAGCTTGATGCTAAGGATGTCACGGGGAGTAAAGTTGTGGGTGAATCCAGTCCAAACCATTCAACCTCGATCCTTGACAAGCTCTTTGGCAGTGCACTGACACTAAATGGTGTTGGTTCGTCTGGTTTCATTGAg CATCAGGATGTTAAAGCAGGTGACACACGGAGCCCTTGCACGGCCCAGTCTTCCAAGTTTGCTCAATGGTTTCTTGAAGAAG AGAAGAAACCAATTGATAATATCTCATCTGGCAGGCCCAATGATTTGCTATCATTAATTGTTGGTGGTGAAAAAAGTGGATCCCAGACTTTTGATGTTAAGGCTATTGAGAATATTCCACCAAGTCTTCCTCTCCAAAGTCCTGGACTTGCAGATGAGCACATGACATCCAATTCAATGCCTGTTGAAAAGATTGATAAGCTAGACACAGTTCCAGCTGTACTTACGTGTGAAGACCTTGAACAGTCAATTCTGTCAGAAATTACTGAAAATGGCTCAATGCTGCAGCCTCCTTTGCTGGGCTGGAGTGGTTCTGGACCAAAGACTGAACATCAGAAAGCCGATATTGATGATCATGCATCACAGCACCTTCTTTCGTTGTTGCAGAAGGGTGCTGGTCTGTCAACTGATTTTGAAATCATATGTTCAGACGCGCAACAAAATATGGAATCTGAGAATCTTGGCGCTGTGCTCTCTAATTCCAGAGAGATACACACCGAGAACATTCACAATGCAGGCAAGCCTTTGACTCTTGAAATGCTTTTTGGAACCGCTTTCATGAAGGAATTGCAGCCAGTAGGAACACCAATTTCTGGCCCGAGGGGCTCAATTGGATCAATGAGAGTTAATCTTTCAGAGTCTCCTTTTCCTGTGATGGATGATGATCTCCTTGCTTCTACAGATGATACAACATCTAGCATATCGACTCATGGCACTGGCATTCTAGCATCAAAGCAGAGACAACAAATTAAATCAGAAAGTAATGAAGAGAAATTTTCAGGGTTTGATTGTCAAAAGGAAGTGGATTCATCACAACACCGGACTGAATTGGGATCCAAGGTTGGTGGCTTTGATGGGTCTGTTGAAATTCGACTTCCTGAAGAAGATAGCTTGATTACAGTTAGTGATCCTCTCAATCTCCAGAACTTCATGCCTGCCAGGAACTCATCTAAAGCTGAGTTATTATCCACGTCAGAGACTGCGGTTGACATTGCTGAAAAACTAGCAGCTTTAAATTCTGTATACCGGGATGAAAGGCCTTTTATAGGAGGCCAAGATGGTGGAGCCTTTTTTCATGGTCCTTATGATACGAGGGAACATGATGTTCAGTATCCTAAGATTCATGCCCAGCCATCTTCTCCACAGCTTCATCACCCTCAGTTGAATCATGCAGGGCCAATGTTCCCTTCATTAGATTCTCATGCTACCAATATTAATGCTCAGATGAAATTCATGGCCCTAGAGAACATTCATCAAGATCCTCCTAATCATCAATTTTCTGCAAATTTACTACGTCCTCCATTCCACCACCCCAGTACTGCACTGAATGGATTAGGTCCTAACCCACATAATCCTATGTTGCAGCAAATGCATATGCCTGGCAATTTTCCTCCACGCCACCTTCTACGTGGATTTGCCAGGGGTGCACCTTTGCATCCACATCCCAACAATCACGCCTCCGGTATTATACAGGAGCCAAACCCAATGCAAGGTTTCCCTTTTGGTCAAAGGCAAACCAACTTTGGTGGCATTGGAATACCAACACAAG CTCCTGACGTTGGTGGTGGAACATATCATCCGGAGGCTCTACAAAGGCTCATCGAGATGGAACTCAGGTCAAAATCTAAGCCCGTTCATCCTTTTGCAATGGCTGGCCATAGTCAGGGGATATATGGTCATGAACTAGACATGGGATTTGGACATAGTAAATTTTAG
- the LOC110662388 gene encoding protein REVEILLE 6 has translation MVSVNPNPAQGFYFLDPMSMGLPGLNSLPPQMNSTTPTTTTTNTVTTATNTTTASNTSVSTTSAGANTVAFADDPCKKIRKPYTITKSRESWTEQEHDKFLEALQLFDRDWKKIEAFVGSKTVIQIRSHAQKYFLKVQKNGTTEHVPPPRPKRKAAHPYPQKAPKNAPVVTQVTGPFQSSSASLEPGYVYRSDSSSVLGNSMAGGTLTTWSFNSIPPVNVSQVTKDDVGLAHPTIAHNCCYSSSNESTPRAWQTNEIIDQGDQGKLMRVVPDFAQVYSFIGSVFDPNASGHLQKLKQMDPINLETVLLLMRNLSINLTSPEFEDHRRLLMSYDIEKAKSVGPYSNFVANKTQNILSAPREVRG, from the exons atgGTGTCGGTGAACCCCAACCCGGCTCAGGGTTTTTACTTCTTGGATCCCATGAGTATGGGTCTTCCTGGCCTCAATTCTCTGCCGCCGCAGATGAATTCGACTACTCCTACTACTACAACTACTAATACTGTCACCACTGCTACTAATACTACAACGGCGAGTAACACTTCGGTGTCAACGACGAGTGCGGGTGCTAATACTGTAGCGTTTGCGGACGATCCGTGTAAGAAGATCCGTAAACCTTATACTATCACCAAGTCTAGAGAGAGCTGGACGGAACAAGAGCACGACAAGTTTCTAGAAGCTCTTCAACT ATTTGATCGTGACTGGAAGAAGATCGAAGCATTTGTTGGATCTAAGACCGTCATCCAG ATACGTAGCCATGCACAGAAGTACTTTCTGAAGGTTCAAAAGAATGGGACAACTGAACATGTTCCTCCACCTCGGCCAAAGAGAAAAGCAGCTCATCCATACCCACAAAAGGCACCTAAAAATG CTCCAGTTGTCACCCAAGTGACTGGTCCATTTCAATCTTCATCTGCCTCTTTAGAGCCTGGATATGTTTACAGATCAGATTCATCATCAGTTCTTGGGAATTCAATGGCTGGTGGAACTTTGACAACCTGGAGTTTTAACTCAATACCTCCAGTCAATGTGTCTCAAGTGACTAAAG ATGATGTGGGATTGGCTCATCCAACAATTGCACATAATTGCTGCTACAGTAGTAGCAATGAGAGCACCCCAAGGGCTTGGCAAACTAATGAAATAATTGACCAAGGAGATCAAGGCAAGCTGATGAGAG TTGTGCCAGATTTTGCTCAAGTGTACAGCTTCATTGGCAGTGTCTTTGATCCCAATGCCAGTGGTCACTTGCAGAAGTTGAAACAGATGGACCCAATAAATTTGGAAACA GTATTGCTGTTGATGAGAAACCTCTCCATTAATTTGACGAGTCCCGAGTTTGAGGATCAT AGAAGGTTGCTCATGTCATACGATATCGAGAAGGCAAAATCTGTTGGCCCTTACAGCAATTTTGTTGCTAATAAAACTCAGAATATCCTTTCGGCTCCAAGAGAAGTGAGAGGCTGA